GAAGAGTACGGACAACCTGGACGTTATAATAATTTTAGTGATGATGCATTACCAGAAAATTATTTACCTACTCTTTTAGCAAACCTCTATCCCTTTGCACAAGATGGTGACAAACAAATTGTAGTTTACTATTATTACCCAACAGGTACACAAGCTGACGAATACGTATTTGAAAACGGAACATGGTATAAACCTTCCACAATTATTGAAAAATCAGAACAATTTGTATTCACTGGATCTGAATGGGTATTTGACCCAACACTCCACATCAGAATGCTTAGTGATGACTTCCAAATGGTTGTGGATTATGTAGCAGCTGACGATAACATTTCACAATATGTGAGCAGCTATGGTACTAGTGAAACATATTATGGTACAAGTGCTTATTACGTTAATTTCGATTTACGTGTAAATAAGCGCGATGGACAACCTGATTATGATGCTGCTGCTGACAAATGGGAATATATGAAAGCTCAAATGGCTGAAGGTATTAGAATCTGGCTAACTCTTAAATATCCGGATGCTGTACCGGAAATAAAAGGCGTTTCAGTTCATTATGTTGTAACAGCTCCTGTTTACGATGGTCTCTCTACTCGTGACTTTGTTACAGAGTTTGATTGTACAGCTTCAGGAAACCCTGCAACTTTTGTACTAGTCAGTGGTCCAGATCCTGCCCAATAAAAAGTACACTTTACTAATAAAAAATAGGAGCTCAAATTGGGCTCCTTTTTTTATGCCAAAATATTAAGAATAAGTTAATATTGAAAAACTTCAAGAAGTTAAATAAAATTAGACTTTTGCATTAAAATTAAATTAACAGTGAGAAATGTATTAACATCTTTTCAACAGTTAATATATGTTAAAATTATTTTATTACATTAGCCCATTAAAACTTTTAAAAAGTAATCAAAACTAAAAATTATGAGAAATTTGTTACAAAAAGTAACTCTTGTTGCAGTTCTTACTCTATTTATGGGAACAGTAATGGCACAGGGGTTTGTAAAAGGTAAAGTGGTAGATGCTGACAATAACGAAACCCTAATTGGGGCTGCTGTAATTGTAAAAGGAACAACTACCGGTGCTTCTACCGATTTATCTGGAAACTTTACTTTCGAAGTTCCTGCAGGTCAACAAACAATTGTTGTACAATATGTTGGATATTCTTCCCAAGAATTTGAAGTAAATGTACAAGAAGGTCAAACTACCAATTTAGGTACTGTTAGTCTCAACGCTAGTTCTTTCGGATTAGCCGGTTTAGAAGTTATTGCCGACCGTGCTGTAGAGAGAAAAACTCCGGTTGCGATTTCTAATGTTTCAAAAATAGAAATTGAAGAAAAATTAGGCTCTCGCGATTTACCAATGGTAATGAATAACACTCCTTCTGTTTACGCTACTGCTCAAGGTGGTGGAGCCGGTGATGCCCGTATTAATGTTCGTGGTTTTAACCAAAGAAACGTGGCTATTATGATTAACGGTGTTCCAGTTAATGATATGGAAAACGGTTGGGTTTATTGGTCTAACTGGGATGGTGTTGCAGATGCAACTTCTTCTATTCAAATGCAACGTGGTTTAAGTGCTATTAACCTCGCTACCCCTTCTGTTGGTGGTACTATGAATATTTTAACCAATCCAGCGGCAATGGATGCAGGTGTTTCAACTCGTTTTGAAACGGGTTCCGGAAGCTTCTTTAAAACTACCATCTCCGGTCACTCCGGATTAATTAACGAAAAATTTGCCGTTAGTGCAAGTGTTGTTAAAAAAACAGGTGACGGTGTTATTGATGCAACTTGGACTAATGCTTGGGCTTATTATTTAGGTGCCAGCTATAATATTAATAAAAACCATCGTTTAGAAGCTTATTTAGTTGGTGCTTCTCAACGTCACGGTCAGAACTTATACAAACAAAACATTGCAGCCTACAGTCATGAATTTGCTGAAGAACTTGGTTTAGATCAAGGTGCTTTAGATAAGTTTGCTGAGTCTAGTCAAGGAAGATATTATAACGAAAACTGGAATACTGTAAGCACAAGTTATACCGGACAGCAATCTTTTAATGGGAAAACTGTTGACCGCATGAATGACAATATGTTAAACGAAAGAGAAAACTTTTATCACAAACCACTTGCTAACTTAAACTGGTATGCACAATGGAGTGACAAAGTTTCTCAATTTACTACTTTATATTATTCTGGTGGTACCGGCGGTGGTACTGGAACTTACGGAAAAATTCAATATGATTATAGTGGTCCTTCACGTGTTGCTGACTGGGATGCAACTATTGCACATAACCTCGATCCTGAGTATACAAGACAAGGTATTATACGTAACTCCGTAAATAATCAGTGGACAATTGGTGCTATTACCAAGTTTAAAATTGATTTTTCCGAGAACTTAAAAACTCAAGTTGGTTTAGACTGGAGAACTGCTGAAATTGAGCATTATCGTGAGATCAGAGATTTATTAGGATTAGCCTCTTACGATGATTCATATACTACAAATGATTTTGGCTCTCAATTAGGCTTAGGTTTAGGAGATAAAATTGCATATAATAATACCAATACTGTTGATTGGTTAGGTGGATTTATTCAATCAGAATATACTAAAGATGCCTTATCTATTTATGGAACCTTTGGTTATTCTATGATTAAATACAATTACACTAACCATTTTAAAGCAGGTGCTGATGGAAATGAACTAACAGCTGTTACAGATTGGATTGGTGGCTACCAACTTAAAGGTGGTGCAAACTATAATGTATCTGATAATTTCAGCTTCTTCGGAAATGTTGGTATAGTTTCTAAAGTGCCAATTTTTGATGCTGTTATTGATGATGGTGATGGAACTGTTGCTGCTGATCATACCAATGAAGGTTTTACTGCCTTTGAAGTAGGAACAATAGCAAATTCTTCTGATAAAAAATTAGAAGTAAAAACCAATTTCTATTATACCACTTGGAGCGATAGAACTTTAACTAAAGGTGTTCGTATTTCTGAAGACGAAAACGGAATTGCTTTTATTAAAGGTTTAGATCAACGTCATATGGGTTTTGAACTTGAAGCTACTTACCGCCTGATGGATAAAGTTGGATTTGGAGCTATTGCTTCTATTGCACGCTGGGAATATCTTAACGATGTTTCTGCTGTAATCAAATCTTATGATGGTGGTATTACTTCTATTCCAATTAATCTTTATACTGCTGATTTAAAAGTTGGAGATGCTCCTCAAACTCAATTAGCTGCTTGGGTAAATTTATATCCTGTAAAAGGTTTACATG
This is a stretch of genomic DNA from Bacteroidales bacterium. It encodes these proteins:
- a CDS encoding TonB-dependent receptor translates to MRNLLQKVTLVAVLTLFMGTVMAQGFVKGKVVDADNNETLIGAAVIVKGTTTGASTDLSGNFTFEVPAGQQTIVVQYVGYSSQEFEVNVQEGQTTNLGTVSLNASSFGLAGLEVIADRAVERKTPVAISNVSKIEIEEKLGSRDLPMVMNNTPSVYATAQGGGAGDARINVRGFNQRNVAIMINGVPVNDMENGWVYWSNWDGVADATSSIQMQRGLSAINLATPSVGGTMNILTNPAAMDAGVSTRFETGSGSFFKTTISGHSGLINEKFAVSASVVKKTGDGVIDATWTNAWAYYLGASYNINKNHRLEAYLVGASQRHGQNLYKQNIAAYSHEFAEELGLDQGALDKFAESSQGRYYNENWNTVSTSYTGQQSFNGKTVDRMNDNMLNERENFYHKPLANLNWYAQWSDKVSQFTTLYYSGGTGGGTGTYGKIQYDYSGPSRVADWDATIAHNLDPEYTRQGIIRNSVNNQWTIGAITKFKIDFSENLKTQVGLDWRTAEIEHYREIRDLLGLASYDDSYTTNDFGSQLGLGLGDKIAYNNTNTVDWLGGFIQSEYTKDALSIYGTFGYSMIKYNYTNHFKAGADGNELTAVTDWIGGYQLKGGANYNVSDNFSFFGNVGIVSKVPIFDAVIDDGDGTVAADHTNEGFTAFEVGTIANSSDKKLEVKTNFYYTTWSDRTLTKGVRISEDENGIAFIKGLDQRHMGFELEATYRLMDKVGFGAIASIARWEYLNDVSAVIKSYDGGITSIPINLYTADLKVGDAPQTQLAAWVNLYPVKGLHAQLIFRHNADHYADFNPANRDDATDTKQVWKTPAYSVLDAHINYNLPLKGKLGVTVFIHAFNLLDTFYVQDAVDNSAYNGYYGDNNQFSHTANSAEVFLGTPRVINAGVKITL